The DNA segment AAGGACCGGAATTCTTTTAGGAAGATTTCTCCTTTCTTTTTCGTTCCATTGAAGTAAAGTGAACTTCGGAACCAGCAGAGTGACAACTTCCGTTCGATAATCCTGCAGAATCGAACGGATCTCATGATCAGAATTTAAAAGTAGAATTCCCATACTAAATACATTTCCCGACCCCTTTGACAAGGAGCGTTTTTAGAGAAAAATTGAATTCCGATTTTTTCCGAAAATGAACTCGAATGATTTGGATAATTTAGAAAACTGAAGCGAATAAATTCGATTTTCATAATATCTATTATCAAAAAGCAATCATGAAAAAAAGAATTCAATTGATCCAAGGTGATATTACTAAATTTGAAGTCGATGTGATCGTAAACGCCGCAAATTCTTCTTTATTGGGAGGTGGCGGAGTGGATGGTGCAATTCACAGAGCCGGCGGACCGTCTATTTTAGAAGAATGTTATACAATCCGCGACAAACATGGCGAATGCAAAGTCGGAGAAGCCGTCATTACGAACGCAGGAAAACTTCCCGCAAAATTCGTAATTCATACCGTCGGACCTGTTTGGAACGGAGGAAATAAAAATGAGGATCAACTATTAACGAACGCTTATACAAACAGCCTTCGTTTAGCTAAAAAGAATTCTTTGTCTACGATCGCATTTCCAAATATCAGCACGGGAATTTATCATTTTCCAAAAAATCGAGCGGCAAAGATCGCGATCCAAGCTGTCCGTGATTTTCTGAAAAAAGATACTCAGATCAAGACCGTATTCTTCATTTGTTTTGATTTAGAAAATTTAGAAATCTATCAAGAACTGCTCTTCGTTTCAGAGCATTCTTAAATTTATTAAAAGAATTCTTAGTTTGTTCGTGAATTTCAGGCTTTTGTAAGAGTTTTAAACAGAACATTCGTTCTGTTTTAGAATAATTCTCCTCCCGTTTTGCGTAAAAAAACCTTTCCTCCCCGCCTACCTGTTTTAAACAGGTTCTATTCCATTGAAAATCCAAGAATTGGTATAGTTTCATGAGAGAGATAAAAACAGTAACAGTATTAGGCGCAAACGGTACTATGGGTGCCGGATCAGCCGCAATCGTTGCCTCCTTTGGGAAGGCAAAAGTCCACATGCTCGCAAGGGACATAAGCAAAGCGAAAGAAGGTATTGAGAAAGCAATCGGTTCTGTGAAGACAGATACAATCCGACCAAGACTCATCCCCGGTTCGTATGATGCCGATCTTGAAAAAGCAGTCGCCGAATCCGATTGGGTTTTTGAACTCGTTGCGGAAAGTTATGAAGTAAAAGAACCGATTAACAAAAGAATCGCAAGCTCAAGAAGACCTGGGACGATCGTTTCCACAGTTTCTTCCGGACTTTCCATCGAAAGACTTTCTAAAGCATTCGACGAAGACGGACAAAAACATTATTTTGGAACTCACTTCTTTAATCCTCCTTACAAGATGATCCTTTGTGAACTCGTTTCACACAAAGGATCGGATAAAAAAGTTCTCAAACAACTTGGGGAATATCTGGATAAAGTTTTAGGACGCGCAGTCGTTTATACAAACGATACTCCTGCGTTTGCCGGAAACAGAATCGGATTTCAGCTGATCAACGAAGTGGCTCAGATCGCTGAAAAGTATTCCGATAAAGGCGGAATCGCTCTTATGGATGCGATCATGAGCGGTTACACAGGAAGAGCGATGGCTCCTCTGGATACTGCGGACTTCGTTGGACTCGACGTTCACAAAGCGATCGTGGACAATCTCTATGAAATGACAAAAGACGCAGCGCATTCTACATTTAAAATGCCGGGTTACTTCCAAAAGCTGATCGATAAAGGCGATCTTGGAAGAAAAGCGGGCGGCGGACTCTATAAGATGTCCAAAACTCCTGACGGTAAGAAAGAAAAATTAGTCTATAATATAGGCGCTGATCTTTACGAGCCGGTTCCAAAGTTTGATATCGATTTTATTCGCCAGGCAAATAGAAGAATTTCGGAAGCCGATTACGCCGGTGCAATGGATATCGTAAAAGAAGCAAAAGGTTTTGAAGCGGACCTCGCGAGATACTTCATCGCTAGATACGTTAGTTATTCTCTTTCAATCGTTGGCGAAGTCGTAGATACAAAAGAAATGGCCGACCTTGCAATGGGAACCGGATTCAACTGGGCCCCCGCTTCTGCTTTCGTTGATTTCTTAGGCGGACCTAAGGATGCGATTCAACTGATCGAAAAAGCAAAACTTCCGGTACCTGAGGTATTAGCAAAAGCGAAACCAGGGAAACCGTTTTACGAGCTGAAGGAAAAACTTGACGCTCGATCACTTTTCAAAGGATAATTAGGGAGGCAGGTATCACCATGAGCGAGAAAGTTTACATACTCGGCGGGGAACAGACCGATTTTCAAAGAAACTGGACTAAGGAAGGAAAGACCTTCATGTCTCTGATGCGCGAAGCCGTTCAAGACGGTTTGGCATCGGTCGGAATCACACCCGATGAAATCAAAAAACTAAATAAACAAAATAAAATCGGAATTTTCGTAGGAAACTTCGATGCGGAACAATATGCGACTCAAGGTCATCTTGGCGCATTCTTAACCGAAGTGGATCCTGCGTTCTACGGAATTCCCGGCGGACGTTTTGAAGCAGCTTGTGCTTCCGGTTCCATCGCACTCGATGCGGCAGCTACAAAAATCCGTGCGAAAGACTATGACGTAGCCATCGTTCTCGGAATCGAGATCATGAAAACGGTAAGTTCTTCCGTAGGTGGAGACTTTTTAGGAACAGCCGCTTATTACGAAAAAGAAGCGAAAGGAGTCCAATTTCCTTTCCCAAAACTTTTCGGAAAACTCGCGGACGTAATTCTTGAAAGATACAAACTTCCGGAACAAAGATTTATGGGAGCCCTTGCTGAAATTTCAAGAATCAACTATGACAATGCAAAAAGAAACCCGAAAGCGCAGACTCGTTCCTGGTTCATGAACAAAGAACACGCAAACGCAAGAGGCGGAGAATACAATATGGCAGTCGGAGGAAGACTCTGCATTACCGATTGTTCTCAAGTAACCGACGGCGCAGCGATGGTAGTACTCGCTAACAAATCTTATACCGAAGAATACGCGAAAAAAAGAGGAAAGAAGATCAACACAATCCCAAGACTGAAAGGTTGGGGACACAGAGTTGCTCCTATCACTTTTGACGCAAAGGTTGCCGAATCCAAAGGAGATAAATACATCCTTCCTTGGACTAGACAAACCGTAAAAGACGCGTATGACAGAGCAGAACTCGGAGTGAAAGACATAGACGTTTTTGAAACTCACGACTGTTTCACTTCTTCTGAGTACGCAGCGATTTCCGCATTCGGAATCACTCAACCTGGAAAGGAACACGAAGCAATCGAAGACGGCGTGATCGACTTGAAAGGTAAAAAGCCCATCAATCCATCCGGCGGACTCATCGGAGTCGGACACCCGGTTGGAGCTTCCGGAGTTCGTATGATGCTCGATCTCTACAAACAAATCACCGACACTGCCGGTAGTTATCAGGTAGAAGGCGCTAAAAACGGATTGATGCTGAATATCGGCGGATCCGCAACAACGAACGTGGTTTTCATCGTAGGAAAGTAAGAATGAGTTTAAGGACTGCAAAAGACTGGAATCAATTTCTTTTAAGGTTGTTTATAGCCTTCGGATTTTGGGAAGTGATTTCCGTGCCGCTTCGGAGTCTTTTGTTTTCCCGCTTTTACTACGACCCTGCCTATAAATCCTTCTTTCAATCAGTGGGAATGATTTTATGGGTAGGGCCAATCATGGCCGACTTGATCCAGGTTTTCTTTTTAGGAATCCTGGTTCGTCTCTCTAAGGATTCTCTTCCCGTCGGTATCGTAGGTGGATTGATCGTAGCAGTTTCTTTTTCACTGGCGGCTTATGTCGGACCTGCGATTTCCATTTTAAATTTTATCAATGTTCTTCCGAGTATGATCGTTTGGCTTTGGGTGTTCTCGCAATTTCTTTTAACTCTGATTTCATCCTTAATTCTGGCTTACACCCCAGACGAAGAATTCTAATCAGGAACTTTTCTGATTTGAGACAAAGAGTTTCTCTGCTTTTTGTAGTAGTTCCTACATTCTGCGGTCAAAAATTTGAATTTGCAGAAAACCTAATTTTCTGATATAGCAAAATCTCCCGGATTTTCCCTGCAACGCACCCTAAGGAAGCGTTGCATTGAGTTAAACCTCACCCCTCTACCCAAATATAGGACGGGGCTCGCAGATTTTACAGAGGACTGTGGGAGTTCCTACAAAATCGGGAAGAATATTTTGCTTGAAAAAAGTATGATTTTCTGATAGAGGAAAATTTCCCAACTCTTTCCCACGAGCCCGCCTCCTCCACCCTAACTCGCATAACCTTACCCACAAGTTAAAAAAACTAGCTTTTTTAGGCCATTGTTGCTTTTCTTTCCTTGGGCCTAAAGATGATCACTAAACATTGGAGTAGTACGCTCGAAACGGATTTAGATTGGATTGAAGAAGAATTTCTGTCTCTTAGCTTGGGGGACAAGAGACTTAATAAACGATTAAAGAAAATTATCGGATCGATGTGTAACCAAACGGGTTCAAGTCTACCTGATGTTTTTGGTAATTGGTCGGGAACAAAAGCCGCCTATCGTTTTTTCTCGAACCCGAAAGTATCTCCGGATGAAATTATTGCTCCACATTCCAGAGCGACTAAAAAGCGTCTTGAAAAACAAGAAACGATTTTGGTGTTAAGCGACACAACGGAAATTTATTATCGAAATAGAAACCGAATCGAAGGTTTAGGGCCGATGAATTCCAACTTGGATCAGGGGCTTCTTTTACATCCTTCAATTGCATTTACCACAGACGGAATCCCTTTAGGAATTTTAGATTTTAAAATGTGGGCTCGCTTGAAATTAGGCTCTAAACATTTACCAAGAGATGTAAGAAAGAGAACTCCTATTGAAAATAAGGAAAGTATAAAGTGGATTCAAGGCTACAGAACAACATGCGAATTTTCTAAAGAATCCGATGCAAAATACATATTCATCTGTGATAGAGAAGCAGATATTTTCGAACTATTTCAGGAACATATAGAGGTAGGAGAAAACGCTCCAGATCTGCTTATACGTGCGGTTTATGACAGAAAGATCGAGGGCGGTGATTATTCTTGGTCCTATCTTGAAACCTTAGAGCCGGTTGATATATATACAATCTCTGTTCCAAGAAAGAAAGGAAAGAAAGCAAGAGACGCTAAAATCGAGCTTCGATTTGAAAAATTATCAATAAAGCCCCCTCGATATAAAAAATTGGAAAATATAGATATGTATGCGGTATCCGCAACTGAGATTGACGGATCAGAAGACGAAACAATTCAGTGGAAATTTTTAACAACAATTCCAATTAGAACTTCTGAAGATGCGAAGAACGTAATCTCTTACTATAAAAGTCGTTGGGGAATCGAAGTCTATTTCAAGATATTAAAATCTGGATGTGCAATCGAATCCACTCAATTCAAATTTGGCGATCGATTCAAGGCTTGTATTGCCATTAGCGCAATCGTCTCTAGGCGCGTAATGATGTTAACATTCTTAGGAAGGAATGTCCACGGATTAAAAGCTTCCATCATGTTTGAACCATTTGAATGGAAAGGCGCTTACTGCCGACTTTACGAAACTCCTCAACCACCAAAACAAGAACCTGATTTAGGCACTGTTTTAGAATGGATTGCAAAGTTAGGCGGACACTTAGGGCGGAAATCAGACTCACCGCCTGGACCTCTCACAATATTCAAAGGATTAATGAGAGTTATAGATCTCGGATTTATGTTTAAATTACTCACGCAGGATTAAACTTGTGGGTAAGGTTATGCCCAAACGCGGGAGGGGGCGGTCGCTGTTTCACGGTAAATTGTAGAAACTCTCCTTCTGATTCTTAGCGGTTTTACGATTCGTTTTTCGGCGTTTTTTCACTGGATTCATTTGTCGGAACAACTAGATTGAGTCCGAAAAAAGTTTGTAACAAACTTTGACGGCGACTCCTCGACACAAATTCAAAGGAAAATAACAGATGAATCGGATTCTTAAATACAGCGTCTTCAGTTTTATTTCAATCGCAGTCCTACTTTCCATATTGTACTACGTTTTTTCGAGACCAAACGAATTTTTAGAATTCGACGACCCGTATCAGCAAGACCGTCCTCTTGCGGAAGGTTCGAAAATGATGGTCGCATCCGGACATCCCATCGCTACAAAAACAGCGCTGCAAATCTTGGAACAAGGTGGAAACGCGGCCGACGCCGGTATCGCCGCATTACTGGTGTTAAACGTTATCCAAGGAGAGGAGGCTTCCTTTCCGGGTGTAGCCCCGCTTCTCTATTACGATGCAAAAAACAAACAAGTGGTAAGTTATATTGGCGCGGGAAAAGCTCCTTCCAAAGCCACGATCGAATACTTTCAATCCAGAGGTCACAAATACATTCCCACCTTAAAATATTCCTCTCAATTGATTCCGGCATCTCCGGACGTAATCGTCGCGCTTTTAAAAAAATATGGTTCGATGAGTTTTCAAGAGGTGAGTGCACCCGCGATTCAGATCGCGGAACAAGGATTTCCGGTTCATCGTATTCTTATGCGAAATCTGAATATGAATATCTTCAAAAGAATAGGGTTTTCTTTTTTACTCCCCTACAACGCGGAAATCTATTTGAACAAGAAA comes from the Leptospira sp. WS92.C1 genome and includes:
- a CDS encoding O-acetyl-ADP-ribose deacetylase translates to MKKRIQLIQGDITKFEVDVIVNAANSSLLGGGGVDGAIHRAGGPSILEECYTIRDKHGECKVGEAVITNAGKLPAKFVIHTVGPVWNGGNKNEDQLLTNAYTNSLRLAKKNSLSTIAFPNISTGIYHFPKNRAAKIAIQAVRDFLKKDTQIKTVFFICFDLENLEIYQELLFVSEHS
- a CDS encoding 3-hydroxyacyl-CoA dehydrogenase family protein; this encodes MREIKTVTVLGANGTMGAGSAAIVASFGKAKVHMLARDISKAKEGIEKAIGSVKTDTIRPRLIPGSYDADLEKAVAESDWVFELVAESYEVKEPINKRIASSRRPGTIVSTVSSGLSIERLSKAFDEDGQKHYFGTHFFNPPYKMILCELVSHKGSDKKVLKQLGEYLDKVLGRAVVYTNDTPAFAGNRIGFQLINEVAQIAEKYSDKGGIALMDAIMSGYTGRAMAPLDTADFVGLDVHKAIVDNLYEMTKDAAHSTFKMPGYFQKLIDKGDLGRKAGGGLYKMSKTPDGKKEKLVYNIGADLYEPVPKFDIDFIRQANRRISEADYAGAMDIVKEAKGFEADLARYFIARYVSYSLSIVGEVVDTKEMADLAMGTGFNWAPASAFVDFLGGPKDAIQLIEKAKLPVPEVLAKAKPGKPFYELKEKLDARSLFKG
- a CDS encoding acetyl-CoA acetyltransferase, yielding MSEKVYILGGEQTDFQRNWTKEGKTFMSLMREAVQDGLASVGITPDEIKKLNKQNKIGIFVGNFDAEQYATQGHLGAFLTEVDPAFYGIPGGRFEAACASGSIALDAAATKIRAKDYDVAIVLGIEIMKTVSSSVGGDFLGTAAYYEKEAKGVQFPFPKLFGKLADVILERYKLPEQRFMGALAEISRINYDNAKRNPKAQTRSWFMNKEHANARGGEYNMAVGGRLCITDCSQVTDGAAMVVLANKSYTEEYAKKRGKKINTIPRLKGWGHRVAPITFDAKVAESKGDKYILPWTRQTVKDAYDRAELGVKDIDVFETHDCFTSSEYAAISAFGITQPGKEHEAIEDGVIDLKGKKPINPSGGLIGVGHPVGASGVRMMLDLYKQITDTAGSYQVEGAKNGLMLNIGGSATTNVVFIVGK
- a CDS encoding IS4 family transposase is translated as MITKHWSSTLETDLDWIEEEFLSLSLGDKRLNKRLKKIIGSMCNQTGSSLPDVFGNWSGTKAAYRFFSNPKVSPDEIIAPHSRATKKRLEKQETILVLSDTTEIYYRNRNRIEGLGPMNSNLDQGLLLHPSIAFTTDGIPLGILDFKMWARLKLGSKHLPRDVRKRTPIENKESIKWIQGYRTTCEFSKESDAKYIFICDREADIFELFQEHIEVGENAPDLLIRAVYDRKIEGGDYSWSYLETLEPVDIYTISVPRKKGKKARDAKIELRFEKLSIKPPRYKKLENIDMYAVSATEIDGSEDETIQWKFLTTIPIRTSEDAKNVISYYKSRWGIEVYFKILKSGCAIESTQFKFGDRFKACIAISAIVSRRVMMLTFLGRNVHGLKASIMFEPFEWKGAYCRLYETPQPPKQEPDLGTVLEWIAKLGGHLGRKSDSPPGPLTIFKGLMRVIDLGFMFKLLTQD